One Chionomys nivalis chromosome 4, mChiNiv1.1, whole genome shotgun sequence genomic region harbors:
- the A4gnt gene encoding alpha-1,4-N-acetylglucosaminyltransferase codes for MLKELHVSLSLVLMFACGLLYQLTLRSQCFFACLPLFTSPQGPDGLLRSGRSIVFIETSERVEPPPLVTCAVESAAKIYPEQPIIFFMKKLSNATQLTPNASYPAFSLLSAIDNVFFVPLDMKKLFEDTPLFSWYTKVNSNKEKHWLHVSSDASRLAIIWKYGGIYMDTDVISIRPIPEENFLAAQGSQHSSNGVFGFLPHHPFLWACMENFVEHYNSRIWGNQGPKLMTRMLKVWCKLQDFQELGDLKCLNISFLHPQRFYPIPYPEWRLYYQVWDTEPSFNNSYALHLWNYMNQEGRTVVRGSNTLAENLYRKHCPKTYRALIQGAKGAVSREPGMA; via the exons ATGCTGAAGGAACTCCATGTCTCCCTGTCGCTGGTCCTGATGTTTGCCTGTGGCCTGCTCTACCAACTCACCCTGAGGTCTCAATGCttctttgcctgcctgcctctcttcaCATCTCCACAGGGGCCGGATGGCCTCTTGCGCAGTGGACGAAGCATCGTGTTCATAGAGACGTCTGAAAGAGTGGAGCCGCCTCCACTGGTCACCTGTGCCGTGGAGTCTGCTGCCAAAATCTACCCCGAGCAGCCCATCATCTTCTTTATGAAAAAGCTCAGCAATGCCACCCAGCTGACCCCTAATGCCAGCTACCCAGCCTTCTCCCTGCTCTCAGCCATAGACAATGTTTTCTTTGTCCCTTTGGACATGAAAAAACTGTTTGAAGACACACCCTTGTTTTCATGGTACACCAAA GTCAACAGCAATAAGGAGAAGCACTGGCTCCATGTCAGCTCGGATGCATCCCGCCTGGCTATCATCTGGAAATACGGGGGCATCTACATGGACACTGATGTCATCTCTATCAGGCCCATCCCCGAGGAGAACTTCTTGGCAGCCCAGGGTTCCCAGCACTCCAGTAATGGGGTGTTTGGGTTCCTCCCCCACCACCCCTTTCTGTGGGCCTGCATGGAGAACTTTGTTGAGCACTATAACTCACGCATTTGGGGCAACCAAGGTCCCAAATTGATGACAAGGATGTTAAAGGTGTGGTGCAAACTCCAAGACTTCCAAGAGCTGGGTGACCTGAAGTGTCTGAAtatctccttcctccatccccagAGATTTTACCCTATCCCTTATCCCGAGTGGAGGCTCTACTACCAAGTGTGGGATACAGAGCCGAGCTTCAACAACTCCTATGCCCTGCATTTGTGGAATTACATGAATCAAGAGGGCAGGACTGTGGTTAGAGGAAGCAACACCCTGGCAGAAAATCTCTATCGAAAGCACTGTCCTAAAACTTACAGGGCTCTGATTCAAGGCGCAAAAGGGGCAGTGTCCAGGGAGCCGGGTATGGCTTAA